The following are from one region of the Bradyrhizobium septentrionale genome:
- a CDS encoding ABC transporter substrate-binding protein → MRSVQLLAATALAIALSVTSAAAQKKYDIGATDTEIKIGQTVPFSGPASAYAGIGKTQVAYIKMINEQGGINGRKLNLIQYDDAYSPPKAVEQVRKLVEGDEVLFTFQIIGTPSNAAVQKYLNTKKVPQLLASTGASRFSDPQNAPWTIAFNPNYQSEGRIYAKYILANHPNAKIGIFYQNDDLGRDYITGLKSGLGDKAASMIVAEVSYELTDPTVDSQIVKLRASGADLIYDASTPKFAAQAIRKIADLNWTPVHILDINASPVSATLKPAGLDISKGIISTNYGKDPADPQWKDDPGVKAYFAFMDKYYPEGDKLNTVNTYGYSTAELLIQVLKQCGDDLTRENLMKQVTSLKKFVPSLALPGMSITTGPNDYRINKQMQMMKFNGERWELFGPIIEDTGPAG, encoded by the coding sequence ATGAGGAGCGTGCAATTGCTCGCTGCGACAGCGCTTGCCATCGCGTTGTCGGTTACATCGGCCGCCGCGCAGAAGAAGTACGACATCGGCGCGACCGACACCGAGATCAAGATCGGCCAGACCGTGCCGTTCTCGGGCCCCGCATCCGCCTATGCCGGCATCGGCAAGACCCAGGTGGCCTACATCAAGATGATCAACGAACAGGGCGGCATCAACGGCCGCAAGCTGAACCTGATCCAGTATGACGATGCCTATTCGCCGCCGAAGGCGGTCGAGCAGGTGCGCAAGCTGGTCGAGGGCGACGAGGTGCTGTTCACGTTCCAGATCATCGGCACGCCGTCAAATGCCGCCGTGCAGAAATATCTGAATACCAAGAAAGTGCCGCAGCTGCTCGCCTCCACCGGCGCCTCGCGCTTCTCCGATCCGCAGAACGCGCCGTGGACCATCGCGTTCAACCCGAACTACCAGTCCGAGGGACGCATCTACGCCAAATACATTCTGGCCAATCACCCCAACGCCAAGATCGGCATCTTCTACCAGAACGACGATCTCGGCCGCGACTACATCACCGGCCTGAAGAGCGGGCTCGGCGACAAGGCCGCCAGCATGATCGTCGCCGAAGTGTCCTACGAGCTGACCGACCCGACGGTAGATTCCCAGATCGTCAAGCTGAGGGCCTCCGGCGCCGACCTGATCTATGACGCCTCGACGCCGAAATTCGCGGCGCAAGCGATCCGCAAGATCGCCGACCTCAACTGGACCCCGGTGCACATCCTCGACATCAATGCGAGCCCGGTGTCGGCGACGCTGAAGCCCGCCGGTCTCGACATCTCCAAGGGCATCATCTCGACCAACTACGGCAAGGACCCCGCCGATCCGCAGTGGAAGGACGATCCCGGCGTGAAGGCCTATTTCGCCTTCATGGACAAGTATTATCCGGAAGGCGACAAGCTCAACACCGTCAACACCTACGGCTACTCGACGGCCGAGCTCTTGATCCAGGTGCTGAAACAGTGCGGCGACGACCTCACCCGCGAGAACCTGATGAAGCAGGTGACCAGCCTGAAGAAGTTCGTGCCGAGTCTCGCGCTGCCGGGCATGTCGATCACGACCGGACCGAACGACTATCGCATCAACAAGCAGATGCAGATGATGAAGTTCAACGGCGAGCGCTGGGAGCTGTTCGGCCCGATCATCGAGGACACCGGACCGGCGGGTTAG